In the Mus pahari chromosome 19, PAHARI_EIJ_v1.1, whole genome shotgun sequence genome, one interval contains:
- the Tfdp1 gene encoding transcription factor Dp-1, with the protein MAKDGSLIEANGELKVFIDQNLSPGKGVVSLVAVHPSTVNTLGKQLLPKTFGQSNVNITQQVVIGTPQRPAASNTIVVGSPHTPNTHFVSQNQTSDSSPWSAGKRNRKGEKNGKGLRHFSMKVCEKVQRKGTTSYNEVADELVAEFSAADNHILPNESAYDQKNIRRRVYDALNVLMAMNIISKEKKEIKWIGLPTNSAQECQNLEVERQRRLERIKQKQSQLQELILQQIAFKNLVQRNRQAEQQARRPPPPNSVIHLPFIIVNTSRKTVIDCSISNDKFEYLFNFDNTFEIHDDIEVLKRMGMACGLESGNCSAEDLKVARSLVPKALEPYVTEMAQGSIGGVFVTTTGSTSNGTRLSAR; encoded by the exons GTGTGGTGTCTCTTGTAGCCGTACACCCGTCCACAGTGAACACACTTGGAAAGCAGCTTTTGCCAAAAACCTTCGGACAGTCCAATGTCAATATCACACAGCAAGTG GTGATTGGCACGCCTCAGAGACCAGCAGCATCCAACACTATTGTGGTAGGAAGCCCACACACTCCCAACACGCACTTTGTGTCCCAGAACCAGACGTCTGACTCCTCACCTTGGTCTGCTGG GAAGCGGAACAGGAAGGGTGAGAAGAATGGCAAGGGCCTGCGGCATTTCTCCATGAAGGTGTGTGAGAAGGTGCAGAGGAAAGGAACCACCTCCTACAATGAGGTGGCTGACGAGCTGGTGGCAGAGTTCAGTGCTGCCGACAACCACATCCTACCAAACGAATCA GCTTATGACCAGAAGAACATCCGGCGGCGTGTCTACGATGCCTTAAATGTGCTAATGGCCATGAACATCATCtccaaggagaagaaggagatcAAATGGATCGGCCTGCCCACCAACTCAGCTCAGGAGTGCCAGAACTTAGAG GTAGAGAGGCAGCGGAGGCTCGAGAGGATCAAACAGAAGCAGTCACAACTCCAGGAGCTCATCCTGCAG CAAATTGCCTTCAAGAACTTGGTGCAGAGAAATCGCCAAGCAGAGCAGCAGGCCCGCAGGCCGCCTCCTCCCAACTCTGTCATCCACTTGCCCTTCATCATTGTCAACACCAGCAGGAAGACAGTCATTGACTGCAGCATCTCCAATGACAA ATTCGAGTATCTGTTTAATTTTGACAACACGTTTGAAATCCACGATGACATTGAGGTGCTCAAGCGCATGGGCATGGCGTGTGGGCTGGAGTCTGGCAACTGCTCTGCTGAAGACCTCAAGGTGGCCAGAAGTTTGGTACCAAAAGCTCTAGAACCATACGTGACAG aaATGGCTCAGGGATCCATTGGTGGAGTATTCGTCACGACAACCGGTTCTACATCCAATGGCACAAGGCTTTCTGCCAGGTGA